In Streptomyces sp. SN-593, a single genomic region encodes these proteins:
- a CDS encoding ABC transporter permease subunit: MATAQTAPPPVGCAGGVVPGGSRRRTRQAKITAVVFAIPALVLLGALVGYPIIYSVVRSFFDAKGHRFVGFDNYQTLFTDHATLLALRNTMLWVLVVPALLTGVGLVLAVLTDRVRWKTAFKLVVFMPMAVSFLAAGITFRLVYDQDPHRGVLNAAAVSIHDAFHDSANYPGARARQGQGATLAGDGHGGYTTVKSTAPGQSVDLGLVGILPTKLPSSSVQAAVPAARPGTVGGTVFLDFRLGGGGRPGQVDPGERGLPSVHVQLQKDGHTVATATTGPNGAFQFAKVPDGSYRVVLPKSNFATAYTGISWLGPGLVTPAIMAAYLWVWTGFALVLIGAGLAALPREVLEAARMDGAGEWQTFRRVTVPLLAPVLSVVFVTLIINVMKVFDLVYIIAPGPVQQNANVLALQMWLVSFGGGNNQGLGSAIGVVLLLLVVPAMILNIRRFRRSGS, translated from the coding sequence GTGGCCACAGCCCAGACCGCTCCACCGCCCGTCGGATGCGCGGGCGGCGTCGTCCCTGGCGGCTCCCGCCGCCGGACCCGCCAGGCGAAGATCACCGCCGTGGTGTTCGCCATCCCCGCCCTCGTGCTGCTCGGCGCCCTCGTCGGCTACCCGATCATCTACTCGGTGGTTCGCAGTTTCTTCGATGCCAAAGGTCACCGGTTCGTCGGGTTCGACAACTACCAGACCCTGTTCACCGACCACGCCACGCTGCTGGCACTACGCAACACCATGCTGTGGGTGCTCGTCGTGCCGGCGCTGCTGACCGGGGTCGGTCTCGTCCTGGCGGTACTGACGGACCGGGTGCGCTGGAAGACCGCCTTCAAGCTGGTGGTCTTCATGCCGATGGCAGTCTCCTTCCTCGCAGCCGGCATCACTTTCCGCCTGGTCTACGACCAGGACCCGCACCGCGGCGTGCTGAACGCCGCCGCCGTGTCGATCCATGACGCCTTCCACGACTCGGCGAACTACCCCGGTGCCCGCGCCCGACAGGGCCAGGGAGCAACGCTCGCGGGAGACGGCCATGGTGGGTACACCACCGTGAAGAGCACCGCTCCCGGGCAGAGCGTGGACCTCGGACTGGTTGGCATTTTGCCGACCAAGCTTCCGTCCTCCTCCGTCCAGGCGGCTGTCCCGGCGGCCCGGCCCGGCACCGTCGGCGGGACAGTCTTCCTCGACTTCCGACTCGGCGGGGGAGGCCGGCCCGGACAGGTCGACCCGGGCGAACGAGGGCTGCCCAGTGTCCACGTGCAACTCCAGAAGGACGGGCACACCGTCGCCACAGCCACCACCGGACCGAACGGGGCGTTCCAGTTCGCGAAGGTGCCGGACGGCTCCTACCGAGTGGTCCTGCCGAAGTCGAACTTCGCCACCGCCTACACCGGGATCTCCTGGCTCGGCCCCGGCCTTGTGACCCCGGCGATCATGGCGGCCTACCTCTGGGTGTGGACCGGGTTCGCCCTCGTCCTGATCGGAGCCGGCCTCGCCGCGCTGCCCCGCGAGGTTCTTGAGGCGGCGCGCATGGATGGCGCCGGTGAGTGGCAGACCTTCCGCCGGGTCACGGTGCCGCTGCTCGCACCCGTCCTGAGTGTCGTGTTCGTGACGCTCATCATCAACGTGATGAAGGTCTTCGACCTCGTCTACATCATCGCCCCAGGACCGGTGCAGCAGAACGCGAACGTGCTGGCGCTGCAGATGTGGCTCGTCTCCTTCGGCGGCGGCAACAACCAGGGCCTTGGCAGCGCCATCGGAGTCGTCCTGCTGCTGCTGGTGGTGCCGGCGATGATCCTCAATATCCGACGCTTCCGCAGGAGCGGCTCATGA
- a CDS encoding carbohydrate ABC transporter permease — MTLAGNAASAAASAPERHTAVRTTPTSGFGHKVGSLLRNGIVQAVLVAVGLVWLTPTVGLLVSSLRPGTEEDSSGWWTAFIHPSTLTFSNYSHLLDNGDITQAFWNTVLISVPATAAVVVIAALAGYAFAWLRFPGRDAVFLVVVGMLVVPVQIGLLPVAKLFGAVGIFGSIYGVILFHVAYGLPFAIFLLRNYFAEIPKEMLEAARMDGGTEWTIFTRLILPVGKPALASLTIFQFLWVWNDMLVSLIFADSQSQPLTVALQSQMRQFGANIDVLAPGAFLSLIVPLLVFFAFQRHFVEGVMAGSVK, encoded by the coding sequence ATGACACTCGCCGGCAACGCCGCCTCCGCCGCGGCATCCGCACCAGAACGCCATACGGCCGTCCGTACCACACCGACTTCCGGATTCGGGCACAAGGTCGGCTCCCTCCTGCGCAACGGGATCGTCCAGGCGGTTCTCGTCGCGGTCGGGCTGGTCTGGCTCACCCCAACGGTCGGGCTCCTCGTCTCCTCCTTGCGGCCCGGAACCGAGGAAGACTCCTCCGGCTGGTGGACCGCCTTCATACACCCCTCCACGCTCACCTTTTCCAACTACTCACACCTGCTCGACAACGGCGACATCACCCAGGCGTTCTGGAACACCGTGCTCATCTCGGTGCCGGCCACCGCCGCGGTCGTGGTGATTGCTGCGCTCGCGGGGTACGCCTTCGCGTGGCTGCGGTTCCCCGGCCGGGACGCGGTCTTCCTCGTGGTGGTCGGGATGCTCGTCGTCCCCGTCCAGATCGGCCTGCTGCCGGTGGCGAAGCTGTTCGGCGCGGTGGGCATCTTCGGCTCGATCTACGGTGTGATCCTCTTCCATGTGGCGTATGGGCTTCCGTTCGCGATCTTCCTCCTGCGCAACTACTTCGCGGAGATCCCCAAGGAGATGCTCGAGGCCGCGCGGATGGACGGCGGCACAGAGTGGACGATCTTCACCCGGCTGATCCTTCCGGTGGGTAAGCCCGCACTGGCCAGCCTGACCATCTTCCAGTTCCTGTGGGTGTGGAACGACATGCTGGTCTCGCTGATCTTCGCCGACAGCCAGTCCCAGCCGCTGACGGTCGCCCTCCAGTCCCAGATGCGGCAGTTCGGCGCGAACATCGACGTGCTCGCGCCCGGCGCCTTCCTGTCCCTCATCGTGCCTCTGCTCGTTTTCTTTGCCTTCCAACGGCATTTCGTGGAAGGAGTGATGGCCGGCTCCGTCAAATAG
- a CDS encoding aldehyde dehydrogenase, protein MTSDFVEHQNLFIGGKWRRPHSTKRIRVVSANTERIIGSVPHANGTDVDTAVTAARAAFCDPSGWASHKPEDRAQVLRRFADALDRRASRIAPLVSDQSGMPIHLARESEAVWPGYLLRYYADLLDGEVGDQDEERAVSLLRRVPVGVVAAVVPWNSPIFMAVLKLAPALAAGCTVVLKPAPETVLDSVLLVEAALEAGLPDGALNVVWGERGTGAYLISHPEVDKVSFTGSTASGRWIGEVCGRLLRPVSMELSGKSAALVLEDADLDLVRLGDDLAAAFYGNSGQTCFLTARVLAPRRRYDEVVELVTTLARSIPVGNSLEPGMIVGPLVSARQRDRVEGYIAKGREEGARLVTGGGRPMGLQQGWFVEPTVFADVDNDSVIASEEILGPVVTITPHDGDEDAVRLANDSAYGLAATIWTGDIGRGLQVARKLETGSVGINGYYPDFTSPTTMIKASGVGLRFGPEALLSYWRYQAVYY, encoded by the coding sequence ATGACATCCGATTTCGTCGAACATCAGAATCTTTTTATCGGCGGAAAGTGGCGGAGGCCGCACTCCACGAAGCGCATCAGGGTCGTGTCCGCCAACACGGAACGGATCATCGGTTCCGTGCCCCACGCTAATGGGACCGACGTCGATACTGCGGTGACAGCTGCGCGAGCGGCTTTCTGCGACCCCTCAGGCTGGGCTTCTCATAAGCCCGAAGACCGAGCACAGGTTCTGCGTCGTTTCGCCGACGCACTTGACAGAAGGGCAAGCCGAATCGCTCCGCTGGTCAGCGACCAGAGCGGCATGCCTATTCACCTGGCGCGGGAGAGCGAAGCGGTGTGGCCCGGCTATCTACTGCGCTACTACGCCGACCTGCTGGACGGAGAAGTCGGCGACCAGGACGAAGAACGTGCCGTTTCCTTGCTGCGACGCGTGCCAGTGGGGGTGGTGGCCGCGGTCGTGCCGTGGAACTCCCCCATCTTCATGGCCGTGCTCAAGCTGGCGCCGGCCCTTGCCGCAGGTTGCACTGTCGTGTTGAAGCCTGCGCCCGAGACGGTGCTCGATTCGGTCCTCCTGGTCGAAGCGGCGCTTGAGGCGGGTCTGCCCGACGGCGCTCTGAACGTCGTCTGGGGCGAGCGGGGAACTGGCGCCTACCTGATCAGTCATCCGGAGGTCGACAAAGTGTCGTTCACCGGCTCGACCGCAAGCGGGCGGTGGATCGGCGAAGTGTGCGGCCGGCTTCTGCGCCCTGTCTCAATGGAGTTGAGCGGCAAGTCTGCTGCTCTGGTCCTCGAGGACGCCGACCTCGACCTCGTCCGTCTGGGCGACGACCTTGCCGCGGCCTTCTACGGGAACAGTGGGCAGACGTGCTTCCTCACCGCCAGAGTGCTGGCCCCGCGGCGCCGCTACGACGAAGTCGTCGAGTTGGTGACGACCCTCGCCCGGTCCATTCCGGTCGGCAACTCCCTCGAACCTGGCATGATCGTGGGGCCGTTGGTCAGTGCACGGCAGCGCGACCGGGTTGAGGGCTACATCGCCAAGGGTCGAGAGGAAGGTGCGCGTCTGGTGACGGGCGGTGGCCGCCCCATGGGCCTGCAACAGGGCTGGTTCGTCGAGCCCACGGTGTTCGCCGACGTCGACAACGACTCGGTGATCGCCAGCGAGGAGATATTAGGACCCGTCGTGACCATTACCCCGCACGACGGCGACGAGGACGCTGTACGTCTGGCCAACGACTCCGCATACGGTCTCGCCGCAACAATCTGGACCGGCGATATCGGGCGGGGGCTGCAAGTCGCACGCAAACTGGAGACCGGAAGCGTCGGTATCAACGGTTACTATCCGGACTTCACCTCGCCGACCACGATGATCAAGGCCAGCGGTGTCGGACTAAGGTTCGGCCCGGAGGCGTTGCTCAGCTACTGGAGGTACCAGGCAGTATACTACTGA
- a CDS encoding IS110 family transposase codes for MAQIWAGTDIGKTHHHCVVLNAEGERLLSRRVLNDEPELLALLTDVLALDEDVVWAVDVADGMGALWISVLLNHGQHLVYIPGLAVNRASAGYRGMGKTDAKDATVIADQARMRRDLTVLRSDDAQAVELRVLTSRRADLNADRTRRINRLRGQLTSIFPALERVLDLTNLGPLILLAGYQTPAALRRTGAKRLVTWLRNRSVRSPEALAEAALEAAERQHTAVPGQKIIAQVIHTLAKEVMSLNEQISEIDKIIAARFRDHELAEVISSMPGIGPLLGAEFLAVTAGDMSRYGTADRLASLAGVAPVPRDSGNISGNLHRPRRYHRGLQRVFYTSALISIRSCDDSRRFYERKRAEGKRHTQAVLALARRRVNVLWALIRDGQ; via the coding sequence GTGGCCCAGATTTGGGCAGGTACGGACATCGGAAAGACCCATCACCATTGCGTGGTTCTGAACGCGGAGGGCGAACGACTGCTGTCGCGGCGCGTCCTGAACGACGAGCCAGAGCTGCTGGCCCTGCTCACCGACGTACTTGCCCTTGATGAGGATGTGGTCTGGGCGGTCGACGTCGCTGATGGCATGGGCGCCCTGTGGATCAGCGTGCTGCTCAACCACGGCCAGCACCTCGTCTACATACCCGGCCTGGCCGTCAATCGGGCCTCGGCCGGCTACCGGGGCATGGGCAAGACCGACGCCAAGGACGCCACCGTCATCGCTGATCAGGCCCGGATGCGTCGCGACCTGACAGTTCTGCGGTCGGACGACGCACAAGCCGTCGAGCTGCGGGTCCTTACCAGCCGCCGGGCAGACCTGAACGCGGACCGCACCCGCAGGATCAACCGCCTGCGCGGTCAACTCACGAGCATCTTCCCTGCCTTGGAACGGGTCCTTGACCTGACCAATCTCGGACCACTGATCCTTCTGGCCGGCTACCAGACCCCCGCCGCCCTTCGCCGGACCGGCGCAAAGCGGCTGGTGACCTGGCTGCGCAACCGCAGCGTGCGCAGTCCCGAGGCCCTCGCCGAGGCCGCCTTGGAAGCAGCCGAACGCCAGCACACCGCCGTCCCCGGCCAGAAGATCATCGCCCAGGTGATCCACACCCTGGCCAAGGAGGTGATGAGCCTCAACGAGCAGATCAGCGAGATCGACAAGATCATTGCAGCCCGGTTTCGCGACCACGAACTTGCCGAAGTGATCTCCAGCATGCCTGGCATCGGCCCGCTGTTGGGCGCCGAGTTCCTCGCGGTCACCGCTGGCGACATGAGCCGCTACGGCACCGCCGACCGCCTGGCCAGCCTCGCCGGAGTCGCTCCGGTCCCCCGGGACTCGGGCAACATCAGCGGTAACCTGCACCGGCCCAGGCGCTACCACCGCGGCCTGCAACGTGTCTTCTACACCTCCGCGCTCATCAGCATCCGCAGCTGCGACGACTCGCGCCGTTTCTACGAACGCAAGCGGGCTGAAGGCAAGAGGCATACCCAGGCAGTTCTCGCTCTGGCCCGTCGGCGCGTAAATGTCCTGTGGGCTCTCATCCGTGACGGACAGTGA
- a CDS encoding IS5 family transposase, translating to MLVYPSGVDVSSSALRFLSAKLRQRRREHGTRWRRLSAGRQGLLTLVHLRNGHPYAQLAAGFGIGTTTAYRYVTEAVDILAALAPTLADAVRTASMKAFVLLDGTLLPIDRIAADRPFYSGKHKRHGMNVQVLTDPFGRLLWASPALPGAFHDIRAAREHGIIDALAQADIPCWADKGYRGAGGTVRIPCWGRWESLSAGQQAVNRSHAKIRALVEQAMATLKNWRLLRKLRCSTTRITALVQAVLTLHLASSDR from the coding sequence GTGCTTGTCTACCCGTCGGGCGTCGACGTGTCCAGTTCTGCCCTGCGCTTCCTATCCGCCAAGCTCCGTCAGCGCCGCCGGGAGCACGGCACCCGCTGGCGCCGCCTGAGCGCTGGCCGCCAGGGCCTGCTCACTCTCGTCCACCTCCGCAACGGCCACCCGTACGCCCAGCTCGCCGCCGGGTTCGGCATCGGGACCACGACGGCATACCGCTACGTCACCGAGGCCGTGGACATCCTGGCAGCCCTCGCACCCACCCTGGCCGATGCCGTCCGCACCGCTTCGATGAAGGCGTTCGTCCTCCTTGACGGCACGCTGCTGCCCATCGACCGCATCGCCGCGGACCGGCCCTTCTACTCGGGGAAGCACAAGAGACACGGCATGAACGTGCAGGTCCTCACCGATCCGTTCGGCCGGCTGCTGTGGGCCTCACCGGCCCTGCCCGGCGCCTTCCACGACATCCGGGCGGCCCGCGAACACGGCATCATCGACGCCCTCGCCCAGGCGGACATCCCCTGCTGGGCCGACAAGGGCTACCGAGGCGCCGGCGGAACCGTCCGCATCCCCTGCTGGGGGCGATGGGAGTCCCTCTCCGCCGGTCAGCAGGCGGTGAACCGGTCCCACGCGAAGATCCGTGCCCTCGTCGAGCAGGCCATGGCGACCCTCAAGAACTGGCGCCTCCTGCGCAAACTCCGGTGCTCCACCACCCGCATCACAGCCCTCGTCCAAGCCGTCCTCACCCTGCATCTGGCCAGCTCAGACCGATGA